Proteins found in one Corynebacterium freneyi genomic segment:
- a CDS encoding carbohydrate ABC transporter permease, whose protein sequence is MIGTERGIVWRIVGYLGMALAVAFIGLPLIWIVLASLKQHGDIYSIPVRWFPEEWYPQNYADATDRVPFFAYFRNSIIITVILCTIKIVLGVISAYALAILRFPGRNLVFIIVISALMVPSEVTVISNYALVSQLGWRDTYQGIIIPLAGIAFGTFLMRNHFMSIPHEIVEAARMDGAGPFRLLFQVLLPISLPTLVAFSMITIVNEWNQYLWPFLMAETEASATLPVGLTMLQNNDGVSNWGPVMAATIMTMIPVLLLFLALQKYMIKGLTSGAVKG, encoded by the coding sequence ATGATCGGCACCGAACGCGGCATCGTCTGGCGCATCGTCGGCTACCTGGGCATGGCCCTGGCGGTGGCCTTCATCGGCCTGCCCCTCATCTGGATCGTCCTGGCCAGCCTCAAGCAGCACGGCGACATCTACTCGATCCCGGTCCGCTGGTTCCCCGAGGAGTGGTACCCGCAGAACTACGCCGACGCGACCGACCGGGTGCCCTTCTTCGCGTATTTCCGCAACTCGATCATCATCACGGTGATCCTGTGCACCATCAAGATCGTCCTCGGCGTGATCTCGGCCTACGCGTTGGCGATCCTCCGCTTCCCGGGGCGCAACCTCGTCTTCATCATCGTCATTTCGGCGCTGATGGTGCCCAGCGAGGTCACCGTGATCTCGAACTACGCGCTGGTCAGCCAGCTGGGCTGGCGCGACACCTACCAGGGCATCATCATCCCGCTGGCGGGCATCGCCTTCGGCACGTTCCTCATGCGCAACCACTTCATGTCCATCCCGCACGAGATCGTCGAAGCCGCCCGGATGGACGGCGCCGGCCCGTTCCGGCTGCTGTTCCAGGTGCTGCTGCCCATCTCGCTGCCCACGCTCGTGGCGTTTTCGATGATCACCATCGTCAACGAGTGGAACCAGTACCTGTGGCCGTTCCTCATGGCCGAAACCGAAGCGTCGGCCACCCTGCCGGTGGGCCTGACCATGCTCCAGAACAACGATGGCGTCTCCAACTGGGGGCCCGTCATGGCGGCGACGATCATGACCATGATCCCCGTCCTGCTCCTGTTCCTCGCCCTGCAGAAATACATGATCAAGGGCCTGACGTCGGGTGCGGTGAAGGGATGA
- a CDS encoding carbohydrate ABC transporter permease, protein MANNGIDQAGLEAKARTARRREWLLAAALLAPNLILLAIFTYRPLLDNIRLSFFSWNISSPTSTFIGFDNYVEWATRADTPKILFNTVVFTFFAVIGSMVLGLILALLLDQKLRGRNAVRSMVFAPFVISGAAIGVAFQFVFDPTFGLVQDLLGRIGVDSPNFYQNPSWALFMVTFTFVWKNLGYTFVIYLAALQGLSRDLSEAAAIDGAGAWTRFRSVTLPQLRPTTFFLSITVTLNSVQVFDIINTMTRGGPQGNGTTTLVFQVYNETFVNFRAGYGATIATILFLILLVVTLIQVRYMDKENMRA, encoded by the coding sequence GTGGCAAACAACGGGATCGATCAAGCAGGGCTCGAGGCCAAAGCCCGCACCGCGCGCAGGCGCGAATGGCTGCTCGCGGCCGCACTCCTGGCCCCCAACCTGATCCTCCTGGCGATCTTCACCTACCGGCCGCTGCTGGACAACATCCGGCTGTCCTTCTTCAGCTGGAACATCTCGTCGCCGACGTCGACCTTCATCGGCTTCGACAACTACGTCGAATGGGCGACCCGCGCCGACACGCCGAAGATCCTGTTCAACACGGTCGTCTTCACCTTTTTCGCCGTGATCGGATCGATGGTCCTGGGCCTCATCCTGGCGCTGCTGCTCGACCAGAAACTGCGCGGCCGCAACGCCGTGCGGTCGATGGTCTTCGCGCCCTTCGTCATCTCCGGCGCCGCCATCGGCGTGGCCTTCCAATTCGTCTTCGACCCGACCTTCGGTCTCGTCCAGGACCTCCTCGGCCGCATCGGCGTCGACAGCCCGAACTTCTACCAGAACCCGTCGTGGGCCCTGTTCATGGTGACGTTCACCTTCGTCTGGAAGAACCTCGGCTACACCTTCGTCATCTACCTGGCGGCGCTGCAGGGGCTCAGCCGGGACCTGTCGGAGGCCGCCGCCATCGACGGCGCCGGCGCCTGGACCCGATTCCGCAGCGTGACGCTGCCGCAGCTGCGGCCGACCACGTTCTTCCTGTCGATCACCGTCACCCTCAACTCGGTGCAGGTGTTCGACATCATCAACACCATGACCCGCGGCGGCCCGCAGGGCAACGGCACCACGACCCTGGTGTTCCAGGTCTACAACGAAACCTTCGTCAACTTCCGGGCGGGATACGGCGCGACCATCGCGACCATCCTGTTCCTCATCCTCCTGGTGGTCACGCTGATCCAGGTGCGCTACATGGACAAGGAGAACATGCGGGCATGA
- a CDS encoding rhodanese-like domain-containing protein yields the protein MEFIPVREVPDDAQIIDVRSKMEWDEGHPVGAVHIPMEEIPSRYGEFDFDRDIYLMCKSGGRSAQVCRWLEMNGIDAINISGGMIDWEHAGRPIEKG from the coding sequence ATGGAATTCATCCCCGTCAGAGAAGTTCCCGACGACGCGCAGATCATCGACGTCCGCTCGAAGATGGAGTGGGACGAGGGCCACCCCGTGGGGGCGGTGCACATCCCGATGGAGGAGATCCCCTCGCGCTACGGCGAGTTCGATTTCGATCGCGACATTTACCTGATGTGCAAGTCCGGCGGCCGATCGGCGCAGGTGTGCCGATGGCTGGAGATGAACGGCATCGACGCGATCAACATTTCGGGCGGCATGATCGACTGGGAACATGCCGGTCGCCCGATCGAAAAGGGCTGA